A region of the Stieleria neptunia genome:
GAGAACGATGGCGGGGAAGCGGGAAGGCAGAGAGGGAGACAAGGTGAGGGGGAGACAAGGAGTGGTAGAGTGATGATGGTCGTGGAGTAAGGTAGCGGACCATCGTTCGCCGACCGCAGCGAGGGAGGGATCGACCGAGCGGAGCCGACGGCCCGCGGAGGTGCTGACAGCGACCGAAGGATGAGGATAACGCGCGGTAAGGCTGCAGGGGCTGGGTTGCAGCACGTTGCCAAAGCGGCTGATTGAGCTCATGATCAGGAACTGTTCATGACCAGTTCTTTTACGACAGTGGACTGTCCGAAATGACGATTGGAATTGATCCGACGGTCGATTTTGCGTGTAAACGACTTTTGGGAAGTCCTGATCATCCGGCGATTACGCTTCATTTTCTCAATGCGGTCTTGGGTGGAGAACCGCCGATCACCACCGTGCAGATCCTGAACCCGATCATCGGCAAAAGCTTTGACGATGACAAAGCTTCGATTCTCGATGTCTTGGCGACCGATGATCACGGACGATTTATCGACATCGAGATCCAGACAACGCTGCCCGCCGGGCTCTCCGAGCGACTGACGTATTACGCGGCCAGCCAGTTGGTCGAACAACTCGGCGAGGGCGACAGCTACCGGGAATTGCGCCCCTCGATCGGAATCTGCATCCTCGATGCGATCCTGTTTCGTGCGTCGCCCGCCCTGCATCTCGACTTCCAACTTCGAGCCCTTAGCGGCGAATTGCTAACCGATTGTCTGCAAATCCACCTTTTAGAGTTGCCGAAGTACGAGCCCGATGCGGATAATGGTGTGATCGCCGATCCGATCCTTCAATGGATTCACTTTTTCCGATTCGCTGCAACCTCGAGTGCCGACGATCTTCGGCAAATACTACCCGATCCGGTCTTTTCTGAAGCGACAGGAGTCTTGGAGATGATTGCCCGAAACCCAGAAGAAAAGCGATTCTACGAATCACGCTTGAAAATGCAGCGTGATGAAAAGGCGCGTCTGGAAGCGGCTGAGGAACGTGGTGAGGCAATTGGCCGGGTGAGAGTGCTTCAATCGCTTGCGGGCGTTGCAGAATCAACGATCGAAGACCTGCGAATGCGTTCATCGGAGGAACTTGCGGCGATGGAAGTCGCGTTGAAACATCAGCTTCGTGAGCGCAGCTAAAAACCTCAGCCGCAATCCACGGATAAATCAAAGGGGACGATAAATCAAAGGGGACGATAAATCAAAGGGGACGAATCAAAGGGGACGGGGGTTGGATCCCGCAAATCAGCGGCGGACGATTGACGTGACTACAGGACCGAGTCGACGTCCGCCGCAATGGGAGGCCGCTTGTTCTTGCCACAAGACCGGCCGCGCACCCGGACGCACGAAAGAACGCCGAAGGCACGGCGGGTAGGATGCCCGTCGGCTGAAACCCGTCGGGGACAGGATGTCCGTCGGAGAACGCTGGCAGGAAGCGGGAAGGCAGAGAGGGAGACAAGGAGAGGGGGAGACAAGGAGTGGTAGAGTGAAGATGGTCGTGGAGTGAGGTAGCGGGCCATCGTTCGCCGACCGCAGTGAGGAAGGGATCGACCGAGCGGAGCCGACGGCCCGCGGAGGTGCTGACAACGACCGAAGGATGAGGGCAGCGCCGAGCGCGAGCGAGCAGCATCGACGCCGAGGGCGGAGCCCGATAAGAACAGTGCGAGGCAGGATGCCGAGTTCGTTATCAAGAAGGGCGAAGGTGACCGCGTCCGAGCCCAAGCGAGGTAAGCCGGGAACGAGACGCTCGGTCAACCCTCAACCGACAGCTTGTCTGTTCGGCCAAAGCCCTCTGCGAATCTCCGACAGGCTCCCCGGCAGTCACGGCTATGGATCCAAACCGTTGGTGTCCAGCCTTCAGGCGCCTCTCCACGACGCCTCCGGCGCTCGCACGCCTGGACAAAGATCGGCTAAAGCCTAGACACCAACGCCACCGAGAACGAGAAAAAGGGTCAGCAGCCTTCGAACGGGTCCTTCGGAAGCCTCTGCAATTGGAACGGCGGGCACTGTAACGGCGGGCACTGTGGGGGGTGAATCTTGCCCGCTGGCCGTTGCCGCGACTGCGCGGATGGATCAAACGGGTGAACGAACCGGTGCGTGAAATGGAACGGGAACGATTTTTTGCGCCCGCGACGACCTCGAAAGGACGTCGTACAACGATTTCGGATTTCATTTGGAGCAGAAAAAGCACGTCAACCAGGCGTCGCTAGTTGGCTCTGATGTGCGGTTACAAAATTCGCCGAATGTTTGACGGGGGGTGCTGACACCCTTACGATTGGCTCGAAGCGTTTCCCGTCACCAAACAACCAGAGCCACCATCATGCCCTGTCCAGTATCGCATCACGGAATGACCTCGGGGCGTGGGTGCGCCCAACGGGCCCTTGGCCGTT
Encoded here:
- a CDS encoding Rpn family recombination-promoting nuclease/putative transposase, with the translated sequence MTIGIDPTVDFACKRLLGSPDHPAITLHFLNAVLGGEPPITTVQILNPIIGKSFDDDKASILDVLATDDHGRFIDIEIQTTLPAGLSERLTYYAASQLVEQLGEGDSYRELRPSIGICILDAILFRASPALHLDFQLRALSGELLTDCLQIHLLELPKYEPDADNGVIADPILQWIHFFRFAATSSADDLRQILPDPVFSEATGVLEMIARNPEEKRFYESRLKMQRDEKARLEAAEERGEAIGRVRVLQSLAGVAESTIEDLRMRSSEELAAMEVALKHQLRERS